The Betaproteobacteria bacterium genome includes a region encoding these proteins:
- a CDS encoding FHA domain-containing protein, with product MPSRDRSAPIVTRPIQQAVLFADVSGSTRLYERLGDRLALALIERCVDVMQQATRRYQGSVVKTIGDEVMAVFADAVVACRAAAEMHIMMLSYQGREYRVDDDHPTLSLGRDVRADIALQDKLASRNHCRIEKTRDKFTFFDFSSNGSYVRIGEGEELLVRRESIALRDSGAICFGRPVDEEPAAAVRFEVVVKG from the coding sequence ATGCCCAGTCGCGATCGGTCCGCGCCCATCGTGACCCGCCCGATTCAGCAGGCCGTTCTGTTCGCCGACGTGAGCGGCAGCACTCGCCTGTACGAACGCCTCGGGGATCGTCTGGCGCTGGCGCTGATCGAGCGTTGCGTGGACGTCATGCAGCAGGCAACCCGCCGCTACCAGGGCTCGGTGGTCAAGACCATCGGCGACGAGGTGATGGCGGTGTTCGCCGACGCGGTCGTCGCCTGTCGCGCCGCGGCCGAAATGCACATTATGATGTTGAGCTATCAGGGCCGCGAGTACCGCGTGGACGACGATCATCCCACTCTGTCGCTCGGTCGCGATGTCCGCGCCGACATTGCCCTGCAGGACAAGCTCGCCTCGCGCAATCATTGCCGGATCGAAAAGACGCGCGACAAGTTCACGTTCTTCGATTTCAGCTCGAATGGCTCCTACGTCCGTATCGGCGAGGGCGAAGAGCTGCTGGTGCGGCGCGAATCGATCGCGCTGCGCGACAGCGGCGCCATCTGTTTCGGCCGCCCCGTGGACGAGGAGCCGGCTGCAGCCGTTCGCTTCGAGGTGGTCGTGAAAGGCTGA
- a CDS encoding protein kinase: MGIVYDGFDPMIERRVAIKTIAKDTMDPDEAVELLGRFKREAQAAGRLSHPGIVSIYDYGEELGLAFIAMEYIKGKELRKFFESDQRFDLAQTVRIMCDVLDALDHAHRNGVVHRDIKPANIMITDEGRVKVADFGVARIESSMMTQVGTRIGTPAYMSPEQHQGLPVDGRSDVFSAGVMAYQFLTGERPFTGGGYTIIQQILKQDPIPPSEINFSIPRTLDLVVGKALAKRAEDRFDTAGAFAEALRKAATGEQALDLVLDAKALPADIGNLAPTPAEAPRKTTDTSATASDISLQAELEFWREIKDSSELSDFDAFLQAFPASRFAALARRRMTRLQAEAQPFQPETTVVHQPSKIRIAPNTESGNRLRREAEERANAEADQLRKQQQERKRLEAEAKANKEAEERARQEAAERARAEAEAAARREAEEKARLAEQERARKEAEAQARRQADEQKRREAEEKARRELEERRRREAEAQAKREADERAQQEAEAKARRETEEKKQREEQERQRLDTEQRARQEAEAKAKREAEQRERRETEEHARRDAEERARREAEAKAKREAEQRAAQEAEAKTKREAEERASTEARTRKEADERARKEAEDNARRIAEEARARKHEQARAKREAGERKQRDEAERERPQKEATPKPSGTTAERPEAPSPIAAPATERSDSARNDHDATVAMDLATGLTSPVGGLTRPVRASVTEPVAETVAEPATTPRVQPAVAPERPAAREPLPAPASRKIPLAAMIGAALAVAIGGGVWLASAPDTTTSTSPQTTTQAPGARETEAQPDTEQQLTKQRQAEEAQRQQAELDKQKQADLEQQKQAEAANQARAETERKKTVEQAKQRQTDAEKKKQELERQRLAEAEKKKQELEKQRQAELEKKRQDQERQRQAELERQRQAELERQRQAEAERQRAEAERQRQAEAERQRQAEAERQRQEKQRQSELQKQKQQEAEKQADAERQKREQQAQVSGPERYKLARALMAEGKTREGIRALTQAARAGNAQAALELGDYYINNRDVIEATRWYNEAARLGGPEVKAIIERRREALKRG, from the coding sequence ATGGGGATCGTGTATGACGGTTTCGATCCGATGATCGAGCGCCGGGTCGCGATCAAGACGATCGCGAAAGACACCATGGACCCGGACGAGGCCGTCGAGCTGCTCGGCCGGTTCAAGCGCGAAGCCCAGGCCGCCGGACGGCTCAGCCACCCCGGCATCGTCTCCATCTACGACTACGGCGAGGAACTGGGTCTTGCCTTCATCGCGATGGAGTACATCAAGGGCAAGGAGCTGCGCAAGTTCTTCGAGTCCGACCAGCGCTTCGACCTCGCCCAGACCGTTCGCATCATGTGCGACGTGCTCGATGCGCTCGATCATGCGCATCGCAACGGCGTCGTTCACCGCGACATCAAGCCGGCGAACATCATGATCACCGACGAAGGCCGCGTCAAAGTGGCGGACTTCGGTGTCGCGCGCATCGAATCGTCGATGATGACCCAAGTCGGAACCCGCATCGGAACGCCGGCCTACATGTCGCCCGAGCAGCACCAGGGCCTGCCGGTCGACGGCCGCTCCGACGTGTTTTCCGCCGGCGTCATGGCGTACCAGTTTCTCACCGGCGAACGGCCGTTCACCGGCGGCGGCTACACGATCATCCAGCAGATTCTCAAGCAGGATCCCATTCCGCCCTCGGAGATCAATTTCTCCATTCCGCGCACGCTCGACCTGGTGGTGGGCAAGGCGCTGGCGAAGCGGGCCGAGGATCGATTTGACACGGCCGGGGCGTTCGCCGAAGCGCTGCGCAAGGCTGCGACCGGCGAGCAGGCGCTCGACCTCGTGCTCGACGCAAAGGCGCTCCCGGCCGATATCGGCAACCTAGCGCCGACGCCGGCCGAAGCGCCCCGCAAGACCACGGACACCAGCGCAACCGCATCCGACATTTCGCTGCAGGCCGAGCTCGAGTTCTGGCGCGAGATCAAGGACAGCAGCGAGCTGTCGGATTTCGACGCGTTCCTGCAGGCATTCCCGGCGAGCCGCTTCGCTGCGCTTGCTCGCCGCCGGATGACACGGCTGCAGGCCGAGGCGCAGCCCTTCCAACCTGAAACGACCGTCGTTCACCAGCCGAGCAAGATCCGCATCGCGCCGAACACCGAATCGGGTAACCGGCTGCGGCGCGAAGCAGAAGAGCGCGCGAACGCGGAAGCCGACCAGCTGCGCAAGCAGCAGCAGGAACGCAAGCGGCTGGAAGCCGAAGCAAAAGCGAACAAGGAAGCCGAGGAGCGCGCACGCCAGGAAGCCGCCGAGCGTGCTCGCGCCGAAGCCGAAGCGGCCGCACGCCGCGAGGCCGAAGAGAAGGCGCGCCTCGCCGAGCAGGAGCGGGCGCGCAAGGAGGCCGAAGCCCAGGCGCGCCGTCAGGCCGACGAGCAGAAACGGCGCGAAGCCGAAGAGAAGGCGCGCCGCGAGCTGGAGGAACGGCGCAGGCGCGAAGCCGAAGCGCAGGCGAAGCGCGAAGCCGACGAGCGCGCGCAGCAGGAAGCCGAAGCGAAGGCCAGGCGCGAGACCGAGGAGAAGAAGCAGCGCGAGGAGCAGGAACGGCAGCGCCTCGACACCGAGCAACGCGCACGACAGGAAGCCGAGGCCAAGGCAAAGCGCGAAGCCGAGCAACGCGAACGGCGCGAGACCGAGGAGCACGCACGGCGTGATGCGGAAGAGCGCGCACGCCGGGAGGCCGAAGCGAAGGCGAAGCGCGAGGCGGAACAACGTGCGGCACAGGAAGCCGAGGCCAAGACCAAGCGCGAAGCCGAGGAACGCGCCTCCACCGAGGCCCGGACGCGCAAGGAAGCCGACGAGCGCGCCCGCAAGGAAGCCGAGGACAATGCCCGGCGCATTGCCGAGGAAGCGCGTGCGCGCAAGCACGAGCAGGCACGCGCCAAGCGCGAGGCCGGCGAGCGCAAGCAGCGCGATGAAGCCGAGCGCGAACGCCCGCAAAAGGAAGCCACCCCGAAACCCTCCGGGACGACGGCGGAGCGGCCGGAAGCGCCCAGCCCCATCGCCGCGCCAGCGACAGAGCGAAGCGACTCGGCTCGCAACGATCACGACGCCACGGTCGCGATGGATCTCGCCACGGGCCTGACTTCGCCCGTCGGCGGCCTCACACGGCCAGTGCGCGCTTCGGTTACCGAGCCGGTCGCCGAAACGGTCGCTGAGCCCGCGACAACGCCTCGTGTGCAACCCGCGGTCGCGCCGGAACGGCCGGCGGCCCGCGAACCGCTACCCGCACCCGCGAGCAGGAAAATTCCGCTGGCCGCAATGATCGGCGCCGCGCTGGCGGTTGCCATCGGCGGGGGCGTATGGCTGGCGTCGGCACCGGACACGACGACATCGACGAGCCCGCAGACCACGACGCAGGCCCCGGGCGCACGCGAGACCGAGGCACAGCCCGACACGGAGCAGCAACTGACGAAGCAACGTCAAGCCGAGGAAGCGCAACGACAGCAGGCCGAGCTGGACAAGCAGAAACAGGCAGATCTCGAGCAGCAGAAGCAGGCCGAGGCGGCAAACCAGGCTCGGGCCGAGACGGAGCGGAAGAAGACGGTAGAACAGGCGAAGCAGCGCCAAACCGATGCGGAAAAGAAGAAACAAGAGCTCGAAAGACAGCGCCTAGCCGAAGCGGAGAAGAAAAAGCAGGAGCTCGAAAAACAACGCCAGGCCGAGCTGGAAAAGAAACGCCAGGATCAGGAACGCCAGCGCCAGGCGGAGCTCGAACGCCAGCGCCAGGCGGAGCTCGAACGCCAGCGTCAGGCCGAAGCGGAAAGGCAGCGCGCCGAAGCCGAACGCCAGCGCCAGGCCGAAGCCGAACGCCAGCGTCAGGCCGAAGCCGAACGCCAGCGTCAGGAAAAACAGCGCCAGAGCGAGTTGCAGAAACAGAAGCAGCAGGAAGCCGAGAAGCAGGCAGATGCGGAGCGCCAGAAACGCGAACAACAGGCGCAGGTATCCGGGCCCGAGCGCTACAAGCTCGCAAGAGCGCTCATGGCCGAAGGCAAGACGCGCGAAGGAATCCGGGCCCTGACGCAAGCCGCACGCGCGGGAAACGCGCAGGCTGCGCTCGAGCTGGGCGACTACTACATCAACAACCGCGACGTGATCGAGGCGACCCGCTGGTACAACGAGGCCGCGAGGCTGGGCGGACCGGAGGTCAAGGCCATCATCGAAAGGCGCCGGGAAGCGCTCAAGCGCGGTTGA